ACGTTCACCACATTATCGGCCTTGGCCTGCTCCTTATAAGCCAGGTATTCGGCCTCGGGCACGTTGAAGTAAACCCACATCTTGCTGTTGTCGGAGAGCGTCGTCAGCAGGTCACCCTCGTTCACCACGCTGCCCAACCGGCCTTGGAAGTGGTCCATGATGCCGCTAAAAGGCGCTTTAATAGACGTAAACTGGAGGTGAGTTTGGGCCAGGGAAACGTCGGCTATTGCCTTGTTGAGCTTAGCCTTGGATAGCGCTAACTCATTCTTCGACACGATGTTGCTGTCGGCCAAACTCTTTGTGTTTTTATACTCAATGTTCACGTAGTTGGCTTCGGCCTGCGACTTCTGCAAGTCGGCTTGGTAAACCAGCGGCGTAATCTGGAACATGGGCTGCCCCTTGGTCACGGCTTGGCCCTCGTCGACAAATATTTTTTGCAAATAGCCTTTTTCCAGGGCCCGCAGCTCAATATGCTGGTAAGCGTGAATCTGGGCCACGTACTCTTTGGTAACGGTCGTGTCCGTGGCCAGCGGGCTAGTAGTCAACAGTTTGATTTGCTCTTCTTTTTCTTCTGGCTTGCTGGAGCAGCTTGTGTTGCAATACAAGGCGCCCAAACTCATAAGCATGAATAGTCTTTTCATAAAATCACTAAATACCGCAATGGGCGGCTGATAATCCCGAAAGGTGTGGGTGTGGAGAGGTGTGCGGCACGTTGAAAACCAGCCATTGCGCCAAGAACTATTGCCTATGCAATGGCTCGGTTGATGCGCGCTGGTCTTTTGGCAGCGACAGAGGTCACTGCTAAAAAACGCATTCCATCTGCTTGATGAAATTACCCAAATAAAAGTTTTACATGCTTCGCAATCAGGTTTTTGCAATCGGCCGTGAGCCGCTGAATGCCAGCCAAAATGCTGGTCTCAATCAAAATCTGTGAGAGCTAACCTGCGGGAATATGCCAACACCAGATAGCTTATGTGGACACGGAAGGTGAAGCAAAACAAGCCCCACTACATTAAAAACGCGTGAAGCACTGGGGAGCGCTTGAAAAAAGAACGCCCTGAGGCACTTCGGGGAAGAACTTTTGTGGAGAGCTTCATTCAACCCAAGTCCTAAGGCGGTCCTCAACCATGTTGCTTGAGGCGGTACATGTCTTAGCTGGCAAATGGGAATGAGTAGTTGCGTCCTCGTTGGCCACCCCAGTTCAGGAACCAAGCGAGTGCCACGGGGCAAGCTTGGTTTTTGTTGCTTTTACAACGTCTCGCTGGGGCCCGCCGCTAGATTAGCAGTTCTTGGGTTGGTGCACAGCACGGCGGACCGGCCAAGAAATCGGCCGGCCAGTTGATGATCGTCTACTCGTTCCCCGCAACAATTAGTGGTTGGCCAGCAGGAAGAGCGGATACGCCGCCAGTTCCCCAGCCATACAATACTTTGAGAGCCATACCAAGCCAAGCAGCTTGGTCGCGGTCCTCAGCTAGGCTTGGGATAACCGCTGTTCACCAAGCGGCTTGCCTTCTTCTGGGGCCCCGGTAGGACAGGGCATTTATCGTTTGACATGGCCATCTTACGCCACAAAAAAGCCCGGTTTGCGCCTGCCAATTGATGGCCAGCGCAAACCGGGCTTTTCGTTTAGTCGCGGCGCGTACTTAACGGGCGGGCAGGTCGTTGTAATTTAAAAAGCTCAAGCTCTCTTCTTTGATTCGGTCTTCGGGTAGGCCGTCCTTCACACCCTGCGAGATTTTGCGAACCAGTACGCCCACAATGGCTTTGCGGAAGCCCAGCTTCTCAGCCATCATGATGCAGAAATCCATCTCGCTCTCATCTACAATGCCATCGGACAGCATCATGTCGACGAGGTCAAAAATCTGGTCGAACCGATCCGAGTCAGTGGTGGGCAAGTCGGAAAGGCAGTTGGTGTTGCCGGCCACAATTTTGCGTACCTCAGCAGCTCCCATTCCATTCTTTTTGCCTACCGTGATGATAAAATTCATTTCGCGGTCGTCGATGTGGCCGTCGGCTTTGGCTAGGGCCGCGAGGTTGCAGAGGTGGCCTTTGATTTTTTTGGCCTGCTCATTTTCGAAAAAACCGAACATGGGACGATGAATTAAGGGTAGGACGCGGGTGGGAAGCAGTTTTTGGTAGTAGTCGACGGTAAGTTACAGGAATTTACCGAATTTTTATATCTCTTTTGGCGGAATCAGTAGAGTTACACCCCTAGGGCGGGCGGGGTTGCTAACGGCAAAAAACTAGGTTTGTTCCGCCGAAAACCGCACCTTTGCGCGGTTTGCACTGAAAACGGCGCAAAATTGGATTTTTTGAATTACCATGAAACGAATTGGAGTCTTTACCAGTGGCGGCGACTCGCCAGGCATGAACGCGTGCATCCGCGCGGTGGTGCGCACGGCCACGTACCACGGCATCGAAGTGTACGGCATCATGCGCGGCTACTCGGGCATGATCCGGGGCGAATTTGTGAAGCTAGACTCGGCCTCCGTGTCAAATACTGTGCAGAAGGGCGGCACCATCCTCAAGTCGGCCCGTAGCCACTCCTTCCGCAACAAGGAAGGCCGCCAACAGGCGTTCGATCAACTAGTTAACAATGGCATTGAGGGCTTGGTGGCCATCGGTGGCAACGGCACCTTCACCGGCGCCATGATTTTTGAGGAAGAGTTTGGCATTCCTACCGTGGGGGCCCCGGGCACCATCGACAACGACCTTTACGGCACGGATTATACCATCGGCTACGACACGGCCGTGAACACGGCCCTGGATTGTGTAGACAAAATCCGCGACACGGCTGACTCGCACGACCGCTGCTTTTTCATCGAGGTGATGGGCCGCGACTCGGGTTACATCGCCATTCCGTGCGCCATCGGCGGTGGGGCCGAAATCGTGATGGTTCCCGAAACGCAGATGAGTGTAGAGGCGGCCATCGAAACGCTGCGCAGCGGCTGGCAGCGCCACAAAACCTCTTTCATTGTCATCGTGGCCGAGGGCGACGTGGAAGGCAATGCCCACCACGTGGCGGCCCACGTCAAAGCCGCCATTCCGCAACTCGACACCCGCGTGACCGTTATCGGCCACATCCAGCGCGGGGGCTCCCCCACCGCCGCCGACCGCCTGCTGGGCTCGCAAATTGGCATCGCCGCCGTCGAAGGCCTGATGAACGGTATGCGAAACGTAATGGCTGGCATCATCGACCGCAAACTGGTCTACACTCCCTTTGTGGACACCATCAGCAAGAAAAAACCCATCAACCAGAGCTTCATGCGCATGGTAGAAATTCTGAGCGTGTAACGCACAAAGTAGGACAACAAAATCGCCTGTCATCCCTCGCTGCGTTCAGGATGACAGGCGACTTTATGGCACAACCTACGCTACCCCAGTTCCACCCACTGGTAGGCCGCGTCGCGGCGCAGCCACGTGAGCTGGCGCTTAGCGTAACGGCGCGTGTTGCGCTGGAGCAAGCGCACGGCTTCGTCCCAGTCATATTCCCCGTCGAGGAAGCCGAAAATTTCCTGGTAGCCCACGGTTTGCAAAGCAGGCCGGCTGCGCTGGGGCAGTAGGCCTTTTACCTCGGCCAATAAGCCCTCGGCCAGCATGTTTTCCACGCGCTGGTTGATGCGCTGGTAGAGCACGTCCCGCTCGCGGGTGAGGGCTACTTTGACGACCCGAAACGGCCGCGCCGCGTCGCGCGCGGCGGTGTCCTGGGTGTGGTAGCTTGAAAACGGGCGGCCCGTGCCGCGGGTAATTTCCAGGGCCCGGAGCACGCGCTGAGGATTTTGCGGGTCGATGCGGGCGTGGGCCACGGGGTCGGTGGCGGCCAGCTCGGCCACCAGGGGCCCCAGGCCGTGGGCGGCCAGCTCGGCTTGCAGCTGGGCGCGCACCTCGGGCAGCACGCCGGGCAGCTCGTCGAGGCCGTCGGTCACGGCCTGCACGTACAGCCCCGAGCCGCCGGTGAGGATAACCACAGGGTGCGTTCGAAACAGTTCGTCAAGCTTGGCCAGCGCGTCAGCAGCGAACCGGCCGGCGCTGTACTCCTCGGCAATGCTGTGGCTGTCAACGAAGTGGTGCGGCACACCGTCCATCTCAGCCGGAGTGGGCTTGGCCGTGCCAATGCTCATTTCGCGAAAGAACTGGCGCGAATCGGCCGACACGATTTCGGTACCGAAATGCTGGGCCAGCCGCACGCACAGGGCCGTTTTGCCCACCGCCGTGGGCCCGGCCACCACGAGCAGTACCGGGCGCGGGTCGCCGGGCCGGGGCCCCAATTGAGCCAGGATTTCCGAGGGCAATAACTCAGTGGGAGCGGCGGGCAAACCTAAAAATTCAGCGGTGGGTGTTTCTCGTCGAAGTCGGTGGCGTCTTGGTAGGCCTTGGCCAAGGCCAGCAGCTTGGCCTCGCCGTAGAGCTGCCCGGTGAAGGTGATGGTGGCGGGCAAGCCGTTGGGCCGCATGCCGTTGGGCACCACCACAGCCGGGTGGCCGGTGAGGTTGGTAATGACCAGGCTGGGGCTGTTGAACGAGGGCCCCACGTAGGCGTCGAGGCCCAGCAGGCGCTTGTCCACGTCCTCTATCAGCACGCGGCGGGCGCGTTGGGCCTGGAGGTACTCCACGGCCGGCACAAAGCGGGCGGCGCGGAAGGTGGTGGGCCAGGCGTTGCGGCCCTGGTTCACCATCAGCGCATCGCGGCCCGAGCGGGTGAGGTCGTCGAAGGCCGCCGCGCCCTCGGCGCTGAGCAGGAAGGTCAGTTCGCCGGCGGGCAGGTTGTGCAGGTCGAGGGGCACCAATTCCACGCCTAGCTTGCGTAGCGCGTCGAGCGTGGCTTTATCGGTGCCTTGCGAGGGGTATTTGGATTCAAAATCGGCCTTGAGGTAGCCCACGCGCAGCTTTTTCACGTCGGTATCGAAGGCGCAGCGGAAGTCGGCGGCAGCGCGCGGGCGCAGCAGCGTGGCTACGTCGCGCGGGTCTTCGCCCTGAATGGCCCGGAACACCAGCGCGCAGTCTTCGGCGGAGCGGGTCAGGGGCCCTACTTTGTCCATGCTCCAGCTCAGGGCCATGGCGCCGGCGCGGCTCACTTGCCCAAAGGTGGGGCGCAGGCCGGTGGCGCCACAGGCCGTGCTCGGGCTCACGATGGAGCCCAACGTTTCGGTGCCCAGCGCAAACGGCACCAGCCCCGCCCCCACCGCCGACGCCGAGCCCGCCGACGAGCCGCTCGAGCCCTGCTTGATGTCCCACGGCGAGCGGGTTTGGCCGCCGTACCACACGTCGCCCATCGCCAGCTCGCCCAGCGTAAACTTGGCCACCAGCACGGCCCCGGCGTCGCGCAGGCGCGTCACCACGGCCGCGTCCTCGTCCAGCATCTGTTCTTTATAAGGCACCGAGCCCCAGGTGGTTTTGTAGGTTTTGGTACTAAACAAGTCCTTGACACCGAAGGGGATGCCGTGCAGGGGGCCCCGGTAGTGGCCGGCCTTTATTTCGGCATCGGCGGCGCGGGCCTGCTGGTGGGCCAGCTCCTCGGTCAGGGTAGTGACGCACTCCAGCTTGGGCGAATACTTGCGCAGCCGCGCCAGAAAAAAATCGGTCAACTCGACCGATGACACCTGCTTGGTGCGCAGCAGCTCGCCCAGCTGCCGCACGGTGTAAAAGGCCAGGTCGTCGCGGTTGGTCGGCATTTTTATTTTGCCGATGGGGGCCATTCGGTCGGGCCCTGGCTTGCCGGCGGCGGGGGCCAGGCGCAGGCGCAGCGGCACGGGGTCGAACACGAGCGTGGGGGCCACGGTATTGGGCAGGTTAATTTTGCGCAACTCTTCGTAGCTGCTGCGGTTGCGCCCGATGGCGCCCTTGGCCGAGTCGAGTTGGGCATCGGTGAAGTGCAGGCCCAATAGCTCCTGGGCGGCGCGCAGCAGCGGGACGGTTACGGGCTCGGCGGCGGTAGGGCGGGCCACCAGGGCCCCGGCGCCAAAGCCAGCAGCACCTAGCAGCAAAGCAGGCAGTAGTTTTTTCAGCATATAAAATCGGGGGCAAGTGCTACGGGCAAAGCTAGGATAGTTTGCCCGTAGCGCGCCCTGTTGCGCGGACTTTAGTTACGCTGACCTTTTGGTTGCAGGTCTGCGCGGCTGAATGGCCGCTAAACAATTACCGGCAGGACGAAGCGAGAGCCGCGGACTCGCAGCGTCCACGCTACATCTTGGGGCCCCCGAATAGGCCAGCGTACAACGCCACCAGCACATCTTCCTCCTGTGCCCAGCTGAGGTGCGGGGCGGCGCGGCGGCAGTTGGTGGCCAGTTGCTGGGCGCGGGCGGCGTCGCCGCCGGGCAGCAGGCGGTTGAGGGCCGCCGCCAGGGCCCCCGGGTCGAGGTCGGGCACTAGCTCGGCCACATCGTAGGCGTCGTTCAAGGCCCGGTACTCGGGGAAGTCGATGAGCACCTGCGGAATACCAGCGTGCACGTAGTCGAAAAATTTGTTGGCCAGCGAGTAATAATAGCTAAGGCCACGGTTTTCGAGCAGCATGACCCCCACCGCCGCCCCGGCCGTGACGGCTCGCAGCGCGTCGGGCCGCACGTAGCCCCGGAACTCCACCTGCCCCGAGGCCAGCAGGCCCAGGTGCGCGGCCCGGGCCCGCAGCGCGGCCGAACAGTCGCCCTCGCCGCACAGCACCAAGCGGCCGCGCACCTGCGGCATGGCGTCGAGCAGGGCCTCCAGGCCGCGGCCCACGTTCAGCACCCCTTGGTAGAGGACGTAGCCGCCAGCTTCACCGTTGGGCGCGGCCACCGGGGGCCCCGGGCGGGCAGCGTTGCGAACCACGGCAAACGGCCGGCCGTGGCGCGCCTCAAAAACCCGCGCCAGGGCCGGGCCCACGGTGTAGGCCAGCCGGGCGCGGGGCACCACGAAGTTCTCCACCCAGCGCCAGGCGCGCTGCACGGCAGGCCGGCCCACCACTTCGGGCGTTTCGGTGAACAGCTCGTGGGCGTCGTACACCAGCGGCTGGCCACCCAGACGGGCCCGCAGCCATACGGGCAGGGCCGTATCGAGGTCGACGGCGCACCAGGCGTCGGCGCGGCGGCGCAGCAAGTGCACCAGCAGGCGCAGGTTGTATTCGAGGTAGAACAGCTTACCCGACTGAAACCAGCCACGCAGGCGGTGCTGGCGGTAGCTTTGGGGCGGTAGGGGCCCCGAGGCAGGCCGCGCCCACCCCACCAATTCCACTTGGTAGCCAGCATCTTGCAGGCTACTGCAAATGCGCTGCATCCGCTGGTCGTGCACCAAATCGGTGGTGGCGGCGAAGAGCAGCCGGAGCCCGGTGGGAGGCCGCCGCGGCGGCAACTTATTTTTTACCGGCGGCATCATATTTTTGGTGGTAATTTGGCCAAATTTACACCCGCTCGAGCTGTGCCGTGCGGGGCCCTATTACCTATCCTATTCGTTCGTGTTTATGTCGCCTTCTCACACGGTTCAGTCACCCACGCCCGTCGTTCCCCCGTTGCCCGCGCTATTCGACCAGCTGGGGCAATCGTACGTGCTGGCCGACCGGCAGGGGCTAGTGATGGACGTGAACGCGACGTTCCTGGCCCTTACCGGCTACGAGCGGGCGCAGGTGCTGGGGCGCTCGTTCTACCGCCTGTTTGTGCCGTCCAGCGAGCGTAACGCTCGCGAGCAGGCCCACCAGGAATACTTGCAGCGCGAGCGCCTCGACGACGGGCTGGAGTGCGCCGTGCTCACGCGCGCCGGCTACGTGCGCCTGCTGCGCTGGCAGGGCGGCTTTGCCCGCGACGCCGGCGGCCAAGTGACGGGCTTGTGGCTGGCGGGCCAGGAAATTGCCGACCGCAGCGCCCCCCCGCCCGCCCTGGCCGGCCACGACGGCTCCCACTTGCAGGAGTTCCTCGACAACGCCCAGGACTTGGTGATGCACCTGAGCGCCGACAACAACCTGCTCTTCGTGAACAAGGCTTGGAAGGAAAAGCTCGGCTACACCGACGCCGACCTAGCCCACCGCTCCCTCACCGACGTGGTGCACCCCTACTACAAAGCCAAGCTGCTCTACCAGCTGCGTAACTTGTACGAGGGCGAGCCGGTGAACAAAATTGAAACCGTGTTCCTCACCAGCACCGGCAAGCCGGTGCACCTCATCGGCAGCCTCAGCGCCGTGCGCGAGCCCGGCCAGCCGGTGAGCGGCCACGCCATCCTGCACGACATCACCGACCGCATCAAGGCCGAGCGCCTGCAGAAGGTGTACTACAGCATCGCCAACCTGGCTATCAGCGCCAAGGACTTGGCTGCCCTCTACGGGGCCATCCACCGCGAGCTGAGCAAGATCATCGAAACCAGCAACCTGTTCATTGCCCTGTGCGACGACGCCCGCACCGAGCTGCAGTTTGCCTACTACGTCGACCAGCACCCCCAGCCCCGGGCCCACGCCCCGCGGCCGTTCTCGTCGGGCCTCTCGGAGTACGTCATCCGCGGCGGGCAGCCGCGCTACATCACCCGGGCCGAGATGCAGGAGTTGGTGCAAAACGGCACCATCTCGGCCTTCGGGTTGATGCCGGAGGTGATGCTGGCCTCGCCGCTGAGCGTGGGCGAGCGCATCATCGGGGTGCTGGCCGTGCAAGACTACCACCGCTCCGACGCCTACGCGCCCGGCGACCTCGACGTGCTCCACTTCATCTCGAACCAGGTGGCCCTGGCCATCGAGCGCAAGCGCAACGAGGAGCAGATCCAGCGCCAGAACGCGCGCCTGAACGCCATTTTTGAGAGCGGCTCGCACCTGATGTGGACCGTGGACGGGCGCGGCCGCCTGGCCTCGTTCAACCGCAACTACGGGGCCTACTTCTTGCGCCGCAACGGGGTCCCCGCCACCCGCGGCCTCGACCTGCGCGTGGCCGACCTGGCCCGCATGGACGACGAGCCCCGCTCAACCTTCACGCAGTATTACCAGCTGGCCGAAACCGGGCAGCCCCAACGCTTTGAGGTGCGCCTGCGCGACCTGCGCGGCCGCGACCTCTGGATTGAGGTGCACCTGAACCCGATTTACCTCGGCGACGGCTCGTTTGAGGAGATTTCGGCCATCGCCCACGACATCACCGAGCAGAAGCGGGCCCAGCTGGCCCTGGAAGCCCAGGAAGAGAAGTTCCGCTCCATTTTCGAGTCGTTCCAGGACGTGTACTATCGCACCGACGAGGCGGGCCTGCTCACCATCGTCAGCCCCTCGGTGCGCGAGGTGCTGGGCTATGAGCCCCACGAGGTGCTGGGCCGCCCGGTGCAAGACTTTTACTACGAAGCCACGACCGCCGACCGCCTGGCCAGCCTGGTGGAGCACACTGGTAGCCTGCGCAACTTCGAAACCGCCATGCGCCACCGCGCTGGCCACCCGGTCAGTGTGCTCATCAACGCCCGCCAGGCCTTGCAGGGGGCCCCCGGCAGCGAGGGCATTGCCCGCGACGTGACCGAACTGCACCAGATGCAGGACGACCTACGCCTGGCCAAAGACACGGCCGAGGCCGCCCTGGAGGCCAAAACGCAGTTTCTGGCCAACATGAGCCACGAGCTGCGCACGCCCATGAACGGCATCATCGGCATGATTGATCTGCTGAACCAGACGGTAAACACCGACGAGCAGCGTGAGTACGTAGAAACGCTGCGCAAGAGCAGCGACGCGTTGCTCACCATCCTCAACGACATTCTCGACCTGAGCAAGATCCAAGCGGGCAAGATGCGCCTGCAGGAAGGCGCCCTGGAGCTAAAGGCGGTGCTCGAGCGCATCCGTTCACTCTTCTTGTACCGGGCCGAGCAGAAACGCCTCATCTTCACCTACCACATCACGCCCCACACGCCGCGCTTCGTGGTAACGGACGAGGTGCGCCTGCTGCAAATTCTCTCCAACCTGGTGGCCAATGCTCTCAAGTTCACCAACGAGGGCACGGTGAGCGTGGTGGTATCGTCGGTGGCCACCGACGGCGACTACCACACCGTGCGCTTCGCAGTGCAGGACTCAGGCATCGGCATTTCGCCTGACGATGCCTCGCGGCTGTTCA
This genomic stretch from Hymenobacter sp. PAMC 26628 harbors:
- the pfkA gene encoding 6-phosphofructokinase codes for the protein MKRIGVFTSGGDSPGMNACIRAVVRTATYHGIEVYGIMRGYSGMIRGEFVKLDSASVSNTVQKGGTILKSARSHSFRNKEGRQQAFDQLVNNGIEGLVAIGGNGTFTGAMIFEEEFGIPTVGAPGTIDNDLYGTDYTIGYDTAVNTALDCVDKIRDTADSHDRCFFIEVMGRDSGYIAIPCAIGGGAEIVMVPETQMSVEAAIETLRSGWQRHKTSFIVIVAEGDVEGNAHHVAAHVKAAIPQLDTRVTVIGHIQRGGSPTAADRLLGSQIGIAAVEGLMNGMRNVMAGIIDRKLVYTPFVDTISKKKPINQSFMRMVEILSV
- a CDS encoding glycosyltransferase produces the protein MMPPVKNKLPPRRPPTGLRLLFAATTDLVHDQRMQRICSSLQDAGYQVELVGWARPASGPLPPQSYRQHRLRGWFQSGKLFYLEYNLRLLVHLLRRRADAWCAVDLDTALPVWLRARLGGQPLVYDAHELFTETPEVVGRPAVQRAWRWVENFVVPRARLAYTVGPALARVFEARHGRPFAVVRNAARPGPPVAAPNGEAGGYVLYQGVLNVGRGLEALLDAMPQVRGRLVLCGEGDCSAALRARAAHLGLLASGQVEFRGYVRPDALRAVTAGAAVGVMLLENRGLSYYYSLANKFFDYVHAGIPQVLIDFPEYRALNDAYDVAELVPDLDPGALAAALNRLLPGGDAARAQQLATNCRRAAPHLSWAQEEDVLVALYAGLFGGPKM
- a CDS encoding efflux RND transporter periplasmic adaptor subunit; its protein translation is MKRLFMLMSLGALYCNTSCSSKPEEKEEQIKLLTTSPLATDTTVTKEYVAQIHAYQHIELRALEKGYLQKIFVDEGQAVTKGQPMFQITPLVYQADLQKSQAEANYVNIEYKNTKSLADSNIVSKNELALSKAKLNKAIADVSLAQTHLQFTSIKAPFSGIMDHFQGRLGSVVNEGDLLTTLSDNSKMWVYFNVPEAEYLAYKEQAKADNVVNVKLLMANNEVFKYPGVVKTIEADFNNETGNIAFRATFPNPGGLLRNGETGSILMTVPLKHALLIPQKATFEILEKKYVYVVDKNNAVHQREVVIASEMPDLYVIKSGISSQDKILLEGLRKVKDGDKISYTYKDPKTVISHLKVYSE
- a CDS encoding tellurite resistance TerB family protein, with the translated sequence MFGFFENEQAKKIKGHLCNLAALAKADGHIDDREMNFIITVGKKNGMGAAEVRKIVAGNTNCLSDLPTTDSDRFDQIFDLVDMMLSDGIVDESEMDFCIMMAEKLGFRKAIVGVLVRKISQGVKDGLPEDRIKEESLSFLNYNDLPAR
- a CDS encoding PAS domain S-box protein, which codes for MSPSHTVQSPTPVVPPLPALFDQLGQSYVLADRQGLVMDVNATFLALTGYERAQVLGRSFYRLFVPSSERNAREQAHQEYLQRERLDDGLECAVLTRAGYVRLLRWQGGFARDAGGQVTGLWLAGQEIADRSAPPPALAGHDGSHLQEFLDNAQDLVMHLSADNNLLFVNKAWKEKLGYTDADLAHRSLTDVVHPYYKAKLLYQLRNLYEGEPVNKIETVFLTSTGKPVHLIGSLSAVREPGQPVSGHAILHDITDRIKAERLQKVYYSIANLAISAKDLAALYGAIHRELSKIIETSNLFIALCDDARTELQFAYYVDQHPQPRAHAPRPFSSGLSEYVIRGGQPRYITRAEMQELVQNGTISAFGLMPEVMLASPLSVGERIIGVLAVQDYHRSDAYAPGDLDVLHFISNQVALAIERKRNEEQIQRQNARLNAIFESGSHLMWTVDGRGRLASFNRNYGAYFLRRNGVPATRGLDLRVADLARMDDEPRSTFTQYYQLAETGQPQRFEVRLRDLRGRDLWIEVHLNPIYLGDGSFEEISAIAHDITEQKRAQLALEAQEEKFRSIFESFQDVYYRTDEAGLLTIVSPSVREVLGYEPHEVLGRPVQDFYYEATTADRLASLVEHTGSLRNFETAMRHRAGHPVSVLINARQALQGAPGSEGIARDVTELHQMQDDLRLAKDTAEAALEAKTQFLANMSHELRTPMNGIIGMIDLLNQTVNTDEQREYVETLRKSSDALLTILNDILDLSKIQAGKMRLQEGALELKAVLERIRSLFLYRAEQKRLIFTYHITPHTPRFVVTDEVRLLQILSNLVANALKFTNEGTVSVVVSSVATDGDYHTVRFAVQDSGIGISPDDASRLFTNFTQLDTTSSKTYGGTGLGLAISRQLAELLGGEIGVFSDTGQGSVFWFTIRCRQAQFEDLPVHLPEPEGPVQVFLTPPHILLVDDNPINQKVGQRLLHKLGCVVDVATDGPDAIAQATALGANYDLIFMDIQMPDMDGITATREIRERLGTGCPPVVAMTAYSMQEDASRFMRQGMDDYVGKPVKSQRLHEVLHRWVRPRPPRRTRLAGAPEPLALPAAPASVVAPEVVAVPAVAPAPVAASVAAAPAAKPVPAAPLATTPAADPEPVLDVAVLQQLQELGGPEFAVDLYREFEEEARQLITDAAPLTEEATAANGTALLSPLHQLKGTAATVGAVALAAQARVLEMQLKADPAADVKDNFLVLQHYFVAFAEAYALALALPADAASS
- a CDS encoding amidase — its product is MLKKLLPALLLGAAGFGAGALVARPTAAEPVTVPLLRAAQELLGLHFTDAQLDSAKGAIGRNRSSYEELRKINLPNTVAPTLVFDPVPLRLRLAPAAGKPGPDRMAPIGKIKMPTNRDDLAFYTVRQLGELLRTKQVSSVELTDFFLARLRKYSPKLECVTTLTEELAHQQARAADAEIKAGHYRGPLHGIPFGVKDLFSTKTYKTTWGSVPYKEQMLDEDAAVVTRLRDAGAVLVAKFTLGELAMGDVWYGGQTRSPWDIKQGSSGSSAGSASAVGAGLVPFALGTETLGSIVSPSTACGATGLRPTFGQVSRAGAMALSWSMDKVGPLTRSAEDCALVFRAIQGEDPRDVATLLRPRAAADFRCAFDTDVKKLRVGYLKADFESKYPSQGTDKATLDALRKLGVELVPLDLHNLPAGELTFLLSAEGAAAFDDLTRSGRDALMVNQGRNAWPTTFRAARFVPAVEYLQAQRARRVLIEDVDKRLLGLDAYVGPSFNSPSLVITNLTGHPAVVVPNGMRPNGLPATITFTGQLYGEAKLLALAKAYQDATDFDEKHPPLNF
- the miaA gene encoding tRNA (adenosine(37)-N6)-dimethylallyltransferase MiaA; this encodes MPAAPTELLPSEILAQLGPRPGDPRPVLLVVAGPTAVGKTALCVRLAQHFGTEIVSADSRQFFREMSIGTAKPTPAEMDGVPHHFVDSHSIAEEYSAGRFAADALAKLDELFRTHPVVILTGGSGLYVQAVTDGLDELPGVLPEVRAQLQAELAAHGLGPLVAELAATDPVAHARIDPQNPQRVLRALEITRGTGRPFSSYHTQDTAARDAARPFRVVKVALTRERDVLYQRINQRVENMLAEGLLAEVKGLLPQRSRPALQTVGYQEIFGFLDGEYDWDEAVRLLQRNTRRYAKRQLTWLRRDAAYQWVELG